A genomic window from Silene latifolia isolate original U9 population chromosome Y, ASM4854445v1, whole genome shotgun sequence includes:
- the LOC141632691 gene encoding uncharacterized protein LOC141632691 has product MTAVKPSSSSIIKNHKNCNKKRINSVDFSISGSSSVVKLASNPVEIEPLDLDDLIADEEAEAWVTQGRKKGTSQLSTIHEVPEGMLQFTETEVQKELAFWKNSVICFILGGSPPWDVVEEFILGLWDEYGIDRISFMPSGVFLVRFKRSKDHEAVLNHGHFLFENKPLIVRPLNTQDPLTKYDVSVVLVWVRLLNLPLKFWGQGIPKISGFIGDYVRCDEQTEARTRLGYARVLIDVPFNQHPPKTVNFLDEAGNLVTINVEFEWLPILCKTCGGIGHIDNACKKPKRATQPKQRVTVPRVPTSPNIVHVVYTPRASRAHTGNIPLATPARAVIRHELLDQGSQTAKFGQYTFMDALNNATPKVGIGTGLIPPSKGGHNDGFLELHELATGSQFYLTMVYAFNGLSERKALWSRLQDMSGYIHSPWLICGDFNTVLAPSERLGGSTTEEEIEDFQNCLDEAATRVFSRLDRALVNHEWIDQKKEFYAHFHLEGCFDHTPCIIQRLSDMGQRKGSFKYFNMWSTTEHFLPCVTQAWGHRTTGTPMFKFVRKLKILKQPLKQLNRELFADVENNTMRAWKHLESIQSQIMSDPTNPDLIGIEIKAAKEYQELQKACDSFLLQKSKATWIHEGDNNIKSFHSYVKSRQARNNVLRIASKLLGETQPMKAVNAAIVKRGAVYSQEHWDWLNKPVTNDEIKEALFQIPNHKAPGPDGYSSAFFKDAWSVVGEELCEMLDALSFPEHFKHLIMECVTTASYSLVLNGETFGHFHGKKGLRQGDPLSPLLFTIAMEYLSRVLNFTTEVLDFRYHSLCGKLKLHHLMFTDDLLLFSRGDSQCIMLLLRSFASFSAASGLEMNKNKSNIYFNRVPKRVKDQFFSKSGCVEGKLPFKYLGIPITAGKLGKRECQVLVEKIVERIRTFGSRHISYARRLTLVQSVLTSLYIYWANIFLLPKGVLQKINSICRNYLWDGTSTYGRVPLWVYSKPDSLWVKWVHQLFLKGCPWSTYLPKSHLSGNWKAICKTSDALSTGYLNGIWLADPKGYSVQSSYEWLRHKEPKVGWAKLVWCNWAIPKHCFLNWLILKNALNTKVRLYKIGENPTSLPALPVCHCCAELPVKLVADPYALWEWNYLQRNAARIEGVLLRPDILSMQCRALMKIKLLGQMSRVKRISDRQWLEQILM; this is encoded by the exons ATGACGGCGGTTAAACCTTCGTCGTCTTCAAtcatcaaaaatcataaaaattgcaaCAAAAAACGCATTAATTCTGTGGATTTTTCAATCTCAGGTTCTTCCTCTGTTGTCAAGCTTGCTTCAAATCCGGTTGAAATTGAGCCGTTGGACCTTGATGACCTTATTGCTGATGAAGAAGCAGAGGCTTGGGTTACTCAGGGAAGAAAAAAAGGGACATCGCAGCTGTCGACTATACATGAAGTACCTGAAGGTATGTTACAATTCACTGAAACAGAGGTGCAAAAGGAGCTTGCTTTTTGGAAGAATTCTGTCATTTGTTTCATTCTTGGGGGTAGTCCTCCTTGGGATGTTGTTGAAGAATTTATTTTGGGATTATGGGATGAATATGGTATTGACAGGATTTCCTTCATGCCTTCTGGTGTTTTTCTTGTTCGTTTCAAGAGGTCAAAGGATCATGAGGCTGTCTTAAACCATGGTCACTTCCTCTTTGAGAATAAGCCATTGATTGTTCGTCCTTTGAATACTCAGGATCCTCTaactaaatatgatgtttcagtTGTTCTTGTATGGGTTAGATTGTTGAATTTGCCATTAAAATTTTGGGGACAAGGGATACCTAAAATTTCAGGTTTTATTGGAGACTATGTTAGATGTGATGAACAAACAGAGGCTAGAACAAGGCTTGGGTATGCTAGGGTTCTGATTGATGTTCCTTTCAATCAACATCCTCCCAAAACTGTTAACTTTCTAGATGAAGCAGGGAATTTGGTTACCATAAATGTTGAGTTTGAATGGCTTCCAATATTGTGTAAGACTTGTGGTGGCATAGGACACATTGATAATGCTTGTAAGAAACCCAAACGTGCTACTCAGCCTAAGCAGAGG GTTACAGTGCCTAGGGTCCCTACTAGTCCAAATATTGTACATGTAGTCTATACTCCTAGGGCCTCAAGAGCTCATACTGGGAATATTCCATTGGCCACCCCTGCTAGAGCAGTCATCAGGCATGAGTTATTAGATCAGGGTAGTCAGACTGCTAAATTTGGGCAGTACACTTTCATGGATGCCCTAAACAACGCTACCCCAAAAGTTGGCATTGGGACTGGTCTAATACCCCCTAGTAAGGGGGGTCACAATGATGGGTTTTTGGAAT TGCATGAGTTGGCTACTGGTTCTCAGTTTTACCTTACTATGGTGTATGCGTTTAATGGTTTATCTGAAAGGAAGGCTTTATGGAGTAGACTTCAGGACATGAGTGGTTACATTCATAGTCCATGGCTCATCTGTGGGGATTTCAATACTGTGTTGGCTCCTAGTGAAAGGTTAGGAGGGAGTACTACTGAGGAAGAAATAGAGGATTTTCAAAACTGTCTTGAT GAGGCGGCTACAAGGGTTTTTAGCAGACTTGATAGAGCACTTGTAAACCATGAATGGATTGATCAGAAAAAAGAGTTCTATGCTCATTTTCATCTTGAAGGGTGCTTTGATCACACTCCTTGCATCATTCAGAGACTGAGTGATATGGGACAAAGGAAAGGAAGCtttaagtattttaatatgtggagtaCTACTGAACATTTCTTACCTTGTGTAACTCAGGCTTGGGGGCATAGGACTACTGGTACTCCCATGTTTAAGTTTGTGAGAAAACTTAAAATTCTTAAACAACCTCTTAAGCAGTTGAATAGAGAGCTCTTTGCTGATGTAGAGAACAATACTATGAGAGCTTGGAAACATTTGGAATCTATTCAGTCTCAAATCATGTCTGATCCCACTAATCCAGACTTGATTGGGATTGAAATCAAAGCTGCTAAGGAATATCAGGAACTTCAGAAGGCCTGTGACAGCTTCTTGCTACAAAAATCTAAGGCCACTTGGATTCATGAAGGGGATAATAATATTAAAAGTTTTCATAGTTACGTGAAGAGTAGACAGGCTAGAAATAACGTGCTGAGGATTGCTTCT AAGCTCTTGGGGGAGACACAGCCTATGAAAGCTGTTAATGCAGCTATTGTTAAACGAGGGGCTGTCTATAGTCAGGAACATTGGGACTGGTTGAATAAGCCTGTCACAAATGATGAGATCAAGGAGGCTTTATTTCAAATCCCTAATCATAAAGCTCCTGGTCCTGATGGATACTCTAGTGCATTTTTTAAAGATGCTTGGAGTGTTGTGGGAGAGGAACTTTGTGAG ATGTTGGATGCACTGAGCTTTCCTGAGCATTTCAAGCACCTTATTATGGAATGTGTTACTACTGCATCATATTCTTTGGTGTTAAATGGAGAGACCTTTGGACACTTTCATGGAAAGAAGGGGCTCAGGCAGGGGGACCCTTTATCCCCCCTACTCTTCACTATTGCCATGGAGTATCTTTCTAGAGTGCTCAACTTTACCACTGAAGTTTTGGATTTCAGGTATCATTCTTTGTGTGGGAAACTGAAGCTTCATCACCTGATGTTTACAGATGATCTGCTTCTGTTTTCTAGAGGAGATTCTCAATGTATAATGCTGCTTTTACGTTCCTTTGCTTCATTCTCTGCTGCATCTGGATTGGAAATGAACAAGAACAAGTCTAATATTTACTTTAATAGAGTTCCTAAGAGAGTAAAAGATCAATTTTTTTCCAAGTCTGGTTGTGTTGAGGGCAAGCTTCCCTTCAAGTATCTTGGTATTCCCATTACTGCAGGCAAGCTGGGGAAGAGGGAGTGTCAGGTCCTTGTGGAGAAAATTGTTGAGCGGATCAGAACGTTTGGGTCCAGGCACATTTCTTATGCAAGAAGATTAACTTTAGTCCAGTCTGTTCTCACTTCTCTGTATATATACTGGGCAAACATTTTTCTACTTCCTAAAGGGGTCCTCCAAAAGATTAATAGTATCTGTCGCAACTACTTATGGGATGGGACAAGTACTTATGGTAGAGTACCTCTG TGGGTTTATAGCAAGCCAGACAGTCTTTGGGTGAAATGGGTACATCAGTTATTCTTAAAAGGGTGTCCCTGGTCTACTTATCTTCCTAAGTCCCATTTGAGTGGCAATTGGAAGGCAATCTGTAAGACTAGCGATGCTCTTTCTACTGGTTACCTGAATGGTATTTGGCTTGCTGATCCTAAGGGATATAGTGTTCAGTCTAGCTATGAATGGCTTCGTCACAAAGAACCAAAAGTTGGCTGGGCTAAGCTAGTCTGGTGTAATTGGGCTATACCTAAGCATTGCTTCCTGAACTGGCTCATTCTGAAGAATGCTTTAAATACTAAAGTTCGCTTGTATAAAATTG GAGAAAATCCCACATCTCTTCCAGCATTGCCCGTATGTCATTGCTGTGCTGAGCTCCCTGTGAAGCTGGTTGCAGATCCTTATGCCTTGTGGGAATGGAATTATCTG CAAAGAAATGCTGCTAGGATAGAAGGTGTACTGTTGCGTCCTGATATCCTGTCTATGCAATGTAGAGCTTTGATGAAAATCAAATTGTTAGGACAGATGAGTAGAGTTAAGAGGATTAGTGATAGGCAATGGCTTGAACAAATCTTGATGTAA